In Mustela nigripes isolate SB6536 chromosome 10, MUSNIG.SB6536, whole genome shotgun sequence, one DNA window encodes the following:
- the GPATCH2 gene encoding G patch domain-containing protein 2 isoform X2, protein MFGAAGRQPIGAPAAGNRWHFSRTMEELVHDLVSALEESSEQARGGFAETGDHSRSVSCPLKRQARKRRGRKRRSYNVHHPWEPGHCLSEGTDSSLEEPSKDYRENHNNNKKDHSDSDDQMLVAKRRPSSNLNNNVRGKRPLWHESDFAVDNLGNRTLRRRRKVKRMAVDLPQDISNKRTMTQPLEGCRDQDMDNDRAYQYQEFTKNKVKKRKLKIIRQGPKIQDEGVVLESEEISQTSKDKMDYEEQKVSDELMSESDSSSLSSTDAGLFTNDEGRQGDDEQSDWFYEKESGGACGITGVVPWWEKEDPTELDKNLPDPVFESILTGSFPLMSHPGRRGFQARLSRLHGMPSKNFKKSGGTTTSMATNWTSEIPL, encoded by the exons ATGTTCGGGGCCGCCGGGCGCCAACCGATCGGAGCTCCAGCCGCCGGGAACCGCTG gcATTTCAGTCGAACCATGGAAGAACTGGTTCATGATCTTGTCTCTGCTTTGGAGGAGAGCTCAGAGCAAGCTCGAGGTGGATTTGCTGAAACAGGCGATCATTCTCGAAGTGTGTCTTGTCCTCTGAAACGCCAggcaaggaaaaggagagggagaaaacgAAGGTCGTATAATGTTCATCATCCATGGGAGCCTGGCCACTGCTTAAGTGAAGGCACTGATTCTAGTTTAGAGGAGCCAAGCAAGGACTACAGAGAAaatcacaataataataaaaaagatcatAGTGACTCTGATGACCAAATGTTAGTGGCTAAGCGCAGGCCATCATCAAACTTAAACAATAATGTACGAGGAAAAAGACCTCTGTGGCACGAATCAGATTTTGCTGTGGACAACCTTGGGAACAGAACTCTGCGCAGAAGGAGAAAGGTAAAACGCATGGCAGTTGACCTCCCACAGGACATCTCTAACAAACGGACAATGACCCAGCCCCTTGAAGGTTGTAGAGATCAGGACATGGACAATGACAGAGCTTACCAATATCAAGAGTTTACCAAGAACAAagtcaaaaaaaggaaattgaaaataattagaCAAGGGCCAAAAATCCAAGATGAAGGAGTAGTTTTAGAAAGTGAGGAAATAAGCCAGACCAGTAAGGACAAAATGGACTATGAAGAGCAAAAAGTCTCAGATGAACTCATGAGTGAAAG TGACTCCAGCAGTCTCAGCAGCACTGATGCTGGCTTATTTACCAATGATGAGGGAAGACAAG GTGACGATGAACAGAGTGACTGGTTTTATGAGAAGGAATCAGGTGGAGCGTGTGGCATCACTGGAGTTGTGCCCTGGTGGGAAAAGGAAGATCCTACCGAGCTAGACAAAAATTTACCAGATCCTGTCTTTGAAAGTATCTTAACTGGTTCTTTCCCTCTAATGTCGCATCCGGGAAGAAGAG GTTTTCAAGCTAGACTCAGTCGCCTTCATGGAATGCCTtccaagaactttaaaaaatcaggagGGACCACAACTTCAATG GCTACAAACTGGACCAGTGAGATTCCCCTATAA